In Deinococcus depolymerans, the following are encoded in one genomic region:
- a CDS encoding ferritin-like domain-containing protein, which yields MTNHQTTDRQILDDATSTDTMNRRAAMGFLGKIGMGAAAMGLAATAGTAAAAPAKNIDADVLNFALNLEYLEAAFYLAAVGRVNELRKIGGGADIILPAGLDQDRGMTFKDGNVQALARDIAEDELSHVKFLHGALGKAAAARPVIDLNGAFRAAGKAASGGKIDGFNPFLNDLFFLHGAFIFEDVGVTAYNGAATLITNPAYLQAAAGILAVEAYHGGAIRTMLYQQRQVSAAAGLYVGQVVQAISNLRGSVGGMKDQGLSDNAGNMVVAPADKNGVAYGRSTREVLNIVYLAPNAKKGGFYPNGLNGSIK from the coding sequence ATGACGAACCACCAGACCACCGACCGCCAGATCCTCGACGACGCCACCAGCACCGACACCATGAACCGCCGCGCCGCGATGGGCTTCCTCGGCAAGATCGGCATGGGCGCCGCCGCCATGGGCCTCGCCGCGACCGCCGGCACCGCCGCCGCCGCACCCGCCAAGAACATCGACGCGGACGTCCTGAACTTCGCGCTGAACCTCGAGTACCTCGAGGCAGCCTTCTACCTCGCCGCCGTGGGCCGCGTGAACGAACTGCGCAAGATCGGCGGCGGGGCCGACATCATCCTGCCTGCCGGGCTCGACCAGGACCGCGGCATGACCTTCAAGGACGGCAACGTGCAGGCCCTGGCCCGCGACATCGCCGAGGACGAACTCTCGCACGTGAAATTCCTGCACGGCGCGCTCGGCAAGGCCGCCGCCGCCCGTCCCGTCATCGACCTGAACGGCGCGTTCCGCGCCGCCGGGAAGGCCGCGTCCGGCGGGAAGATCGACGGGTTCAACCCCTTCCTAAATGACCTGTTCTTCCTGCACGGCGCGTTCATCTTCGAGGACGTGGGGGTCACCGCCTACAACGGCGCCGCCACCCTGATCACCAACCCCGCGTACCTGCAGGCCGCCGCCGGCATCCTGGCCGTCGAGGCGTACCACGGCGGCGCGATCCGCACCATGCTGTACCAGCAGCGTCAGGTGAGCGCCGCCGCCGGCCTGTACGTCGGTCAGGTCGTGCAGGCCATCAGCAACCTGCGCGGCTCGGTCGGTGGCATGAAGGACCAGGGCCTGAGCGACAACGCCGGGAACATGGTCGTCGCGCCTGCCGACAAGAACGGCGTGGCGTACGGCCGCTCGACCCGCGAGGTGCTGAACATCGTGTACCTCGCGCCCAACGCGAAGAAGGGCGGGTTCTACCCCAACGGCCTGAACGGCAGCATCAAGTAA
- a CDS encoding DNA glycosylase AlkZ-like family protein: MTPDPTLAALRAAAARTLEPQSGVQAALNAMGFVQADPIRAPARAQDLTLMARVPGYRAGDLERLYPVLDAEEDMLPNYGFMPRSVQALLHPRELPPTRLEAAHPGLLDEVRAAVQDRDEVHPREVAARLGQGRTVNAWGGQSSATTRALDVLHRRGELRVTRRVGGVRLYGLAPHLRALRGSPLPEPERLRGAVHLLARLYGPLPEASLGYLIGLSHYGFPHLLPQLRAAFRQAVREDLHSARVDGLKYVWLPEQDPALAPVPRGVRIVNPFDPLVWDRRRFAHLHGWTYRFEAYTPAPKRQFGYYALPVFHAGRAVGWANLSVQGGQLSADLGLAPGVRRTGTFTRSLDRELDRWRAFLGVDSPAADTQTSD, from the coding sequence GTGACTCCCGATCCCACCCTGGCAGCCCTGCGCGCGGCGGCGGCGCGCACGCTGGAACCCCAGTCCGGCGTGCAGGCCGCCTTGAACGCCATGGGCTTCGTGCAGGCCGACCCGATCCGCGCGCCCGCCCGCGCGCAGGACCTGACGCTGATGGCCCGCGTGCCCGGCTACCGCGCCGGGGACCTGGAACGGCTGTACCCGGTCCTGGACGCCGAGGAGGACATGCTGCCCAACTACGGCTTCATGCCCCGGTCGGTGCAGGCGCTGCTGCACCCGCGCGAGCTGCCCCCCACCCGCCTGGAGGCCGCGCACCCCGGCCTGCTGGACGAGGTGCGGGCCGCCGTGCAGGACCGGGACGAGGTTCACCCGCGCGAGGTGGCGGCGCGGCTGGGCCAGGGCCGCACCGTGAACGCCTGGGGCGGGCAGTCGAGTGCCACGACCCGCGCGCTGGATGTCCTGCACCGCCGGGGCGAACTGCGCGTCACGCGCCGCGTGGGCGGCGTGCGGCTGTACGGCCTGGCCCCGCACCTGCGGGCGCTGCGCGGGTCGCCGCTGCCGGAACCGGAGCGGTTGCGGGGCGCGGTGCATCTGCTGGCGCGGCTGTACGGCCCGCTGCCCGAGGCGAGCCTGGGCTACCTGATCGGCCTGTCGCACTACGGGTTTCCGCACCTGCTGCCGCAACTGCGCGCCGCGTTCCGGCAGGCGGTGCGGGAGGACCTGCACTCGGCGAGGGTGGACGGCCTGAAGTACGTGTGGCTGCCCGAACAGGACCCCGCGCTGGCGCCCGTCCCGCGCGGCGTGCGCATCGTGAACCCCTTCGATCCGCTGGTGTGGGACCGCCGCCGCTTCGCGCACCTGCACGGCTGGACGTACCGCTTCGAGGCGTACACGCCCGCCCCGAAACGCCAGTTCGGGTACTACGCCCTGCCGGTCTTTCATGCGGGCCGGGCCGTCGGCTGGGCGAACCTGAGCGTGCAGGGCGGCCAGCTGAGCGCGGACCTGGGCCTCGCGCCCGGCGTGCGCCGCACCGGGACCTTTACCCGCTCGCTGGACCGCGAACTGGACCGCTGGCGCGCCTTCCTGGGCGTGGACAGTCCAGCTGCGGACACCCAGACGTCCGACTGA
- a CDS encoding phosphotransferase family protein, with protein MRSRPAAALADTLTVLRGDGPVILHARRWPRGLHDRFAGVGRPLESWVGEGAAFARFDAGGEPLFLKFIPVGWRDRRAWERLTREAAYLRDLAPLSPVPHAPFRHAARSERTPHAHLLTRDLTEETTGWGAFADDAARGAALLEIARLLARHHAFWAGSGQAALRGPWAWQPARVLDRAARMHAQLAAGGLSGPDGRPAPLPEPVVRAAREAAGQLPDLLAAAPVTTLVHGDIHAGQVLWRGPQPVLIDYGQVHASVPGEDLSHLLALRLDAADRARLGPELRGAYRDELARCGLPLTDAELAAQEQAGLALNLLSVVRQAARTPERHAAGAALKVTAAWQEATG; from the coding sequence ATGCGCTCCCGGCCTGCTGCCGCGCTGGCCGACACCCTGACGGTGCTGCGCGGCGACGGACCGGTGATCCTGCACGCCCGCCGCTGGCCGCGCGGCCTGCACGACCGGTTTGCGGGTGTGGGCCGCCCGCTGGAAAGCTGGGTGGGTGAGGGCGCGGCCTTCGCACGCTTCGACGCAGGCGGGGAGCCGCTGTTCCTGAAGTTCATCCCGGTCGGCTGGCGGGACCGCCGCGCCTGGGAACGCCTGACGCGCGAGGCCGCCTACCTGCGGGACCTGGCGCCGCTGTCGCCGGTGCCGCACGCCCCGTTCCGGCACGCGGCGCGCTCGGAACGCACGCCGCACGCGCACCTGCTGACCCGCGACCTGACCGAGGAGACGACCGGCTGGGGCGCGTTTGCGGACGACGCGGCGCGCGGCGCGGCCCTGCTGGAGATCGCGCGGCTGCTGGCGCGGCACCACGCGTTCTGGGCGGGGTCCGGGCAGGCGGCCCTGCGCGGCCCGTGGGCGTGGCAGCCGGCGCGGGTGCTGGACCGCGCCGCCCGGATGCACGCCCAGCTGGCGGCGGGCGGTCTGAGCGGCCCGGACGGACGGCCCGCGCCGCTGCCGGAACCGGTGGTGCGGGCGGCGCGGGAGGCCGCCGGGCAGCTGCCGGACCTGCTGGCGGCGGCCCCCGTGACGACCCTGGTTCACGGCGACATTCACGCGGGGCAGGTGCTGTGGCGCGGGCCGCAACCGGTCCTGATCGATTACGGGCAGGTGCATGCCAGCGTGCCGGGCGAGGACCTCTCGCACCTGCTGGCGCTGCGCCTCGACGCCGCCGACCGCGCCCGACTGGGTCCGGAACTGCGCGGCGCGTACCGGGATGAACTGGCACGCTGCGGCCTTCCCCTGACGGATGCGGAGCTGGCAGCGCAGGAGCAGGCGGGACTGGCACTGAACCTGCTGTCAGTGGTGCGGCAGGCGGCCCGCACGCCGGAGCGGCACGCGGCCGGGGCGGCGCTGAAGGTCACGGCCGCGTGGCAGGAGGCGACCGGGTGA
- the glmM gene encoding phosphoglucosamine mutase, with amino-acid sequence MSERKYFGTDGVRAVAGAFPLTAPWVMALGAAAGEVLKEQNPRASVVIGKDTRQSGDMLEAALAAGLTSRGVNVIHVGVLPTPGVSYLTRHLNADAGVVISASHNPYEDNGIKFFGADGQKLRDATELQIEAAIDRVDALPPVTGVDLGSVTNYTEAERLYVNYLRTHAPDLSGLRIAMDCANGAAYRVGPKVFQAAGADVFAVYTTPDGRNINRECGSTHLDHLQRIVREGKYDLGVAFDGDADRALFVDSRGNVVHGDHMLLLNARARGEKAVVTTIMANMALEVKLNEAGIPLERTAVGDRYVHERLHDRHLQLGGEQSGHILFLDVSPTGDGVLTALLTLGSMRATQTTLDALHDDLVMYPQTLVNVRVADKKAIAVDEAVQAAVTEAETRLAGKGRVNLRPSGTENLIRVMVEGQDAAEIHEIARVLAGVVESRGTVAP; translated from the coding sequence ATGAGTGAACGGAAGTACTTCGGAACGGACGGCGTGCGCGCCGTGGCGGGGGCCTTCCCCCTGACGGCCCCCTGGGTCATGGCGCTCGGCGCGGCGGCCGGTGAGGTCCTCAAGGAACAGAACCCGCGCGCCAGTGTCGTGATCGGCAAGGACACCCGTCAGAGCGGCGACATGCTGGAAGCCGCGCTGGCCGCCGGCCTGACCAGCCGGGGCGTGAATGTCATCCACGTGGGCGTCCTGCCCACCCCCGGCGTCAGTTACCTGACCCGCCACCTGAATGCCGACGCGGGCGTGGTCATCAGCGCCTCGCACAACCCCTACGAGGACAACGGCATCAAGTTCTTCGGCGCGGACGGCCAGAAACTCCGGGACGCCACCGAACTGCAGATCGAGGCCGCCATCGACCGCGTGGACGCCCTGCCCCCCGTGACCGGCGTGGACCTGGGCAGCGTCACCAACTACACCGAGGCCGAACGCCTGTACGTCAATTACCTCAGGACGCACGCCCCGGACCTCAGCGGCCTGCGGATCGCGATGGACTGCGCGAACGGCGCGGCGTACCGCGTGGGCCCCAAGGTGTTCCAGGCGGCGGGCGCGGACGTGTTCGCCGTGTACACCACCCCGGACGGCCGCAACATCAACCGCGAGTGCGGCAGCACGCACCTGGACCACCTGCAGCGCATCGTGCGCGAAGGGAAGTACGACCTGGGCGTCGCCTTCGACGGGGACGCCGACCGCGCCCTGTTCGTGGACAGCCGCGGGAACGTCGTGCACGGCGACCACATGCTGCTCCTGAACGCCCGCGCCCGCGGTGAGAAGGCGGTCGTGACGACCATCATGGCGAACATGGCCCTCGAGGTGAAACTGAACGAGGCGGGCATCCCGCTCGAACGCACTGCCGTCGGGGACCGCTACGTGCACGAACGCCTGCACGACCGCCACCTGCAGCTCGGCGGGGAGCAGAGCGGCCACATCCTGTTCCTGGACGTGTCGCCCACCGGCGACGGCGTGCTGACCGCGCTGCTCACGCTGGGCAGCATGCGCGCCACGCAGACCACCCTCGACGCCCTGCACGACGACCTCGTCATGTACCCGCAGACCCTGGTGAACGTGCGCGTGGCCGACAAGAAAGCCATTGCCGTGGACGAGGCCGTGCAGGCCGCCGTGACCGAGGCGGAAACCCGGCTGGCCGGCAAGGGCCGCGTGAACCTGCGCCCCAGCGGCACCGAGAACCTGATCCGCGTGATGGTCGAGGGACAGGACGCCGCCGAGATCCACGAGATCGCCCGCGTGCTGGCCGGCGTGGTCGAGTCGCGCGGCACCGTCGCCCCCTGA
- the rpsT gene encoding 30S ribosomal protein S20 yields the protein MALRHKSAQKRHRQSLKRRMTNRSRKSTIKTFTKKAVVAAQTGAEDIATLQARAESLIDKAAKGSTLHKNAAARKKSRLAKAINKAKAAQQG from the coding sequence ATGGCCCTTCGTCACAAGTCCGCCCAGAAACGCCACCGCCAGAGCCTCAAGCGCCGCATGACCAACCGCAGCCGCAAGAGCACCATCAAGACCTTCACCAAGAAGGCCGTGGTGGCCGCCCAGACCGGCGCCGAGGACATCGCCACGCTGCAGGCCCGCGCCGAGAGCCTGATCGACAAGGCCGCCAAGGGCAGCACCCTGCACAAGAACGCCGCGGCCCGCAAGAAGAGCCGCCTCGCCAAGGCCATCAACAAGGCCAAGGCCGCCCAGCAGGGCTGA
- a CDS encoding RecX family transcriptional regulator codes for MTGRNRPGRRPARTPGADPEDTPPARPARERTPQEQRDALIGYAFRALGQRALTQTELRAKLEKRSDDPDLIVAVLARVQELGYQDDAQVARAEGSRRGVGSLRVRQTLKRRGLTDDLIRETVDARDPDDEAQVVRDLLARRWSSFARKRDPQASAFSFLARRGFTGNVIWPAIREHVAGLPEAEDLDTPEDWNDEE; via the coding sequence ATGACCGGACGAAACAGACCCGGACGCCGCCCGGCCCGCACGCCCGGCGCAGACCCGGAGGACACGCCGCCCGCCCGGCCCGCGCGGGAACGCACGCCGCAGGAGCAGCGCGACGCCCTGATCGGCTACGCCTTCCGCGCGCTCGGCCAGCGGGCGCTGACGCAGACGGAACTGCGCGCCAAACTGGAGAAACGCAGCGACGACCCGGACCTGATCGTGGCCGTGCTGGCCCGCGTGCAGGAACTCGGCTACCAGGACGACGCGCAGGTCGCGCGGGCCGAGGGGTCGCGGCGCGGCGTGGGCAGCCTGCGCGTCCGCCAGACCCTCAAACGCCGGGGCCTGACCGACGACCTGATCCGCGAGACCGTGGACGCCCGCGACCCGGACGACGAGGCGCAGGTCGTGCGGGACCTGCTGGCACGCCGCTGGTCCTCCTTCGCCCGCAAACGCGACCCGCAGGCCAGCGCCTTCTCGTTCCTGGCGCGGCGCGGCTTTACCGGCAACGTCATCTGGCCCGCCATTCGCGAACACGTGGCCGGCCTGCCGGAAGCGGAGGACCTGGACACTCCGGAAGACTGGAACGACGAGGAATGA
- a CDS encoding metallophosphoesterase translates to MRVYAIADLHLATVTPKPMTVFGPNWAGHPQAIFDQWQELVRPQDLVLLPGDLSWAMRLPDAMTDLAPVAALPGTKVLLRGNHDYWWPTAGKLRAALPPGMLAVVNDAVRVGNVVVCGSRGWLTPGHEPLSDDDTRLLTREAERLNLSVKAARALRQPGDHLILMLHYPPATPPYPANPITRVIDDARPDLIVYGHLHGVPVERSMRHVGGVPAHLVAADGLKFRPRLLLDTGD, encoded by the coding sequence ATGCGCGTGTACGCCATTGCCGACCTGCACCTCGCCACTGTCACCCCGAAACCCATGACGGTCTTCGGGCCGAACTGGGCGGGGCACCCGCAGGCCATCTTCGACCAGTGGCAGGAACTCGTGCGCCCGCAGGACCTCGTGCTGCTGCCCGGCGATCTGTCCTGGGCCATGCGCCTGCCGGACGCCATGACCGACCTCGCCCCCGTCGCGGCGCTGCCCGGAACCAAGGTGCTGCTGCGCGGCAACCACGACTACTGGTGGCCCACCGCCGGGAAACTCCGCGCGGCGCTGCCTCCCGGCATGCTGGCCGTCGTGAACGACGCCGTGCGCGTGGGTAACGTCGTCGTGTGCGGCTCGCGCGGCTGGCTCACGCCCGGCCACGAACCCCTGAGCGACGACGACACCCGCCTCCTGACCCGCGAGGCCGAACGCCTGAACCTGAGCGTGAAGGCCGCCCGCGCCCTGCGGCAACCCGGCGATCACCTGATCCTGATGCTGCACTACCCGCCCGCCACGCCCCCGTACCCCGCCAACCCCATCACCCGCGTGATCGACGACGCTCGCCCCGACCTGATCGTGTACGGGCACCTGCACGGCGTGCCGGTGGAACGCAGCATGCGGCACGTCGGCGGCGTGCCCGCGCACCTCGTGGCGGCCGACGGGCTGAAATTCAGGCCCAGACTGCTGCTCGACACCGGGGACTGA
- a CDS encoding MerR family transcriptional regulator, translating to MTVTDPPTDQQGAPTYAIRDAALMLGVSVHTLRYYDREGLLDVPRASSGERRYSARELSLLRFLLHLRGTGMGMAGLREYMTLVRAGDHTAPERRALLVRHEEAVQARLLALQGDLRAIRAKIERYDAHRACDGTPAVPPAGTRPPGDYA from the coding sequence ATGACGGTCACCGACCCCCCCACCGACCAGCAGGGCGCGCCGACGTACGCTATCCGCGACGCGGCGCTGATGCTGGGCGTCAGCGTGCATACCCTGCGCTACTACGACCGCGAGGGCCTGCTGGACGTGCCGCGCGCCAGCAGCGGCGAGCGCCGGTACTCCGCGCGGGAACTGAGCCTGCTGAGGTTCCTGCTGCACCTGCGCGGCACGGGCATGGGCATGGCGGGCCTGCGCGAGTACATGACGCTCGTCCGGGCGGGCGACCACACGGCCCCCGAGCGGCGCGCCCTGCTGGTCCGGCATGAGGAGGCGGTGCAGGCCCGGCTGCTGGCCCTGCAGGGCGACCTGCGCGCCATCCGCGCCAAGATCGAACGGTACGACGCCCACCGCGCCTGCGACGGCACGCCCGCCGTCCCGCCCGCCGGAACCCGCCCGCCAGGAGACTACGCATGA
- a CDS encoding aldo/keto reductase: MTPTTDLPTRTLRDLTVSALGLGCMGMSAFYGPRDQNENLRTLDRALDLGVTFYDTADMYGPHTNEELLGGWLRGKRDRVILATKFGIQADPDAPGGRRINGRPGYVRQAIEGSLRRLNTDHVDLYYLHRVDPATPIEDTVGAMQELVQAGLVRAIGLSEVSADTLRRANAVHPITALQSEYSLWTRDPENGVLAACRELGVGFVPYSPLGRGFLTGQIRTPDDFAPDDFRRHNPRFQGEAFQQNLDLVTQVQAIAAEKGCTPGQLALAWVLAQGRDVAPIPGTKRVKYLEENLGALNVTLTPDDLTRIDGAFPQGAAAGDRYPDMSAVNR; this comes from the coding sequence ATGACCCCCACCACCGACCTGCCCACCCGTACACTTCGTGACCTGACCGTTTCCGCGCTGGGCCTGGGCTGCATGGGCATGAGCGCCTTCTACGGCCCCCGCGACCAGAACGAGAACCTGCGCACCCTGGACCGCGCGCTGGACCTGGGCGTGACCTTCTACGACACCGCCGACATGTACGGCCCCCACACCAACGAGGAACTGCTGGGCGGCTGGCTGCGCGGCAAACGCGACCGCGTGATCCTGGCCACCAAGTTCGGCATTCAGGCCGACCCGGACGCACCCGGCGGGCGGCGCATCAACGGCCGCCCCGGGTACGTCCGGCAGGCGATCGAGGGCAGCCTCCGGCGCCTGAACACCGACCACGTGGACCTGTACTACCTGCACCGCGTGGACCCCGCCACGCCCATCGAGGACACCGTGGGCGCCATGCAGGAACTCGTGCAGGCGGGCCTCGTGCGCGCCATCGGCCTGAGCGAGGTCAGCGCCGACACGCTGCGCCGCGCGAACGCCGTGCACCCCATCACCGCCCTCCAGAGCGAGTACTCCCTGTGGACCCGCGACCCCGAGAACGGCGTGCTGGCTGCCTGCCGCGAACTGGGCGTGGGCTTCGTGCCGTACAGCCCGCTGGGACGCGGGTTCCTGACCGGCCAGATCAGAACCCCGGACGATTTCGCGCCCGACGACTTCCGCCGCCACAACCCCCGCTTCCAGGGCGAGGCGTTCCAGCAGAACCTCGACCTGGTCACGCAGGTGCAGGCCATCGCCGCCGAGAAGGGCTGCACGCCCGGCCAGCTGGCCCTCGCCTGGGTGCTCGCGCAGGGCCGCGACGTGGCCCCCATTCCCGGGACCAAACGCGTGAAGTACCTCGAGGAGAACCTCGGTGCGCTGAACGTCACCCTGACCCCCGACGACCTGACCCGCATCGACGGGGCGTTCCCGCAGGGCGCCGCCGCCGGGGACCGCTACCCGGACATGAGCGCCGTCAACCGCTGA